ATGGAAAGCACGCCTGGAGAGGGAACCACCTGTTACTTCACCCTGCAGCCGGACGGAAACTTTCAGCAGTAATCACGACGGCAGCCGAGGTGGTCCTCGCCGTGCAGGCGTGGTGGAGAAGCCGGCCGACGGGCCGTATACGCCGTTCGGCCGCCCGCACCGCAGCGCGCAGCCTTCCAGAGCCAGTGGAGCGGTTGATCCGCGGCCAGTTCCCGGGACTCAAACCCCTCAGGGTGTGGAGAGGCGCGGCCCGCGCAGGTGGGGTGACTGGAGGTGAAGTCTGCGGCACGGCCAGGGAGAGCCGGACCCCACATATGACGGACGCAGCTTCTTCCGACGGCGCCTTACCCGCACCCAAACCATTCAGGATGAAGCGGACCGTCTTGGCCCGCCCCTGATGTCGGCCGATGCCCGTGGTTTCGGCCGAGCGGCAGAACACGGGCGTCCACTCTTGAGGGCTCCTTCGCCAGCAGCCTGACCAGGCTGCTGGCCCGGAAGGCTCACCAGCGCGAAGGCGCGGAGTAGGCAGGCACTTGTAGGAAGCAGGCCATCGGCCTACTCCGCAGCGCCGATCGCTGATTGCGGGCGGTTTCGGTTTGATTTACGGCCTAACCTTTTTTTACACGCGGGCCAAACTCGATCTTCGCTCCCGGCACACGGCGCTGGGCCTGCTGTTGATCGCCGTGACGATGCCCTGGCTGAGCCTACTGGCCGGCACGCTGCACCTGCCAGTGCGCGTCCTCAGCGCCTCGCTGGCGGTGCTCCCGGCGCTTGCTGGGAGACCCGGACCCGGGAAACCCGCTGGGCACACTGCCTGACGGCCTTGAGAACGCCCGACCCCGAGCGCCGCCGGTTCCCGGTCCTCGCCTGCACCCAGAGGGCCGGGGCACGCTCAGACCGGTGGAGCGCGCGGAACCTCCGGGGCAGCGGCGGCGCTCCCACGGAAGGGTCCTGGCAGATGCCCCCCGAACCATTTTCGTCCTGTCTGGATGGGATTTGGAGGAAGAGGCTGGCGGACCGGGTTCCACCCCACCGAATGATCAGGACGCCTACCTCCGCGCTTACAAAGTGATTCAAGCCGAGTAGAACGGTTGGGAGAAAAACGGGCGCTGGAAGCGGTCCATCTCCGGCCACTCCTTACCTACTCGCGTTCCAGAGGAACTGTACAAGCTCGGATTTGGTACCCCGTGTGCACCCGGGGAAAACTTTCCGACGACCGTTACATGGTGCGGCCTTTTTCAAAGCCACTTCGCGACTTGCGGCGCGCCGCCTGTGCCCCGCGGCAAGGGCACAGGCACAAACGTTGCGGGCGGCCACAGAGCAAACAGAACGGTTCGGGTGAGGTAGATACGCATAATGAGGCAGCATGAGCGCAACCATGAGGCCGAACCCTCCGTCCAGTTTGGTCCTTCTCGCCGCGGCCCGCGAGCGGTTCGGAAACGCAGGCGTGGACCTGCTGGTCCGGATGATCGAGCTCGGTGACCCCGTGGCTGACGAAGCGGACGCTGAACTGCGCGGTCAAGGGGAAGGCGCACGCCGTCAACTTCGCGCGGGACTGCGCCACGGCCGCCGGTTCGTCAGTAAGGACCTGCCCGCCGTGCACGCGCTGCTCAGCGAGACCGAGCGGGTGCCTGAATGGGTGGACCGCGCAGCGCTCGTGCGGGGTTCAGAAGCCTACCTCGCCATCGGCAACGTGTGGATCATGCTCTCGCTCGGGCCAGGGTCCTTGACGCACACCTACAGTTCGCCGTCCATCGCCCGGGTTCTGACCCGGACGGAAAACCTGACCGGAATGGCCCGGCGCCGCATTGTGGAAACGGGCATGTGGAACATCACCTCGGTTCTGCCGGGTGGGCTCCTGTTGGGCAGTGAAGGGTACGTGCACAACGTGCAAGTCCGGCTCCTGCATGCCCGCGTGCGCGCCCGTCTCTGGCAGCAGAACTGGGACCCCCGCGAAAGTGGGGGCCCCATCAATCAGTTGGAGATGGCCCGCACCTGGCTCGACTTCACCTTTGTGCCTTTTCATGCGCTGCAGACCTTTGGCATCACCTTCTCTGAATCGGAACTCGCCGACCTCTACCACTTCTGGCGGTACGTGGCGCACCTGTTGGGCGTCCACCCGGACCTGTACGCTGGCGTAACCAGCCAGGCAAAGGCTGCCGACCTGCTGGGCCTGATCAGCGCGACGGAACAACCCCCAGGTGAAGACGCTCGGGCGCTGACCCAGGCGATGCTCGTGGCGGTTGCGGATCTCCTGGGGCCGAGCGTCCCGACGTCACCGCCGCTCACGCTGGACCTGGTGCATGCTGTCGCCCGCCGCCTCCATGGGGACGTTATGGCAGACACATTGGGTATCCGAAAACCGCTCGTGCGTCACGTCCTGGGGCTGATCACGCTGGCCAATCGGTTGCGGCGCTGGCGAGAACGGATTCAGCCGGGCGCGCGTGCTCAGACCATTGAGAAGACCACCACGACCTTCGAAGGGCAGCTGGCCAGCCTGCGGGGTGAGACAACCTACCAGAGGAATGCGGAACAAGCGCCCGTTGCAGGCTGGCCGAAAGCCGTGGAACCCGCCAATGAAAAAGTGCCCTGACGCATACCCGACAATGTGGTCTGAACCGCCGCACCTTAGCGCATGTGTCCAAGTGCGGAGTTCTTTTTGACCGACCCCGGCGACCGAACTTGAATGGGCACGGGGGAGAATGGCGCCGTGAGGAGTGCCCTTCCACGCGCGGCGCCATTCGGACAAATACTTTAAGGTGCGAAAACCGGGTCAGGGGTGAATCTGGGCGCCGGTTTTGGCTTGGAGTTCCTGAAGGGAGACGCCTGGGGCGAGTTCGACGAGTTGGAGCCCTTCTGGGGTCACGTCCAGCACGGCGAGGTCGGTGATGATGCGGTCCACCACGCCCTTGCCCGTGAGGGGCAGCGAACACGCGCGCAAAATCTTGTGCGCCTCCCCTTTGGCGACGTGCTCCATCAGCACCACCACACGCTGCACCCCCGCCACGAGGTCCATCGCCCCGCCCATCCCCTTGACCATCTTCCCCGGAATCATCCAGTTTGCCAGGTCTCCCCCCTCACTGACCTGCATGGCCCCCAGAATCGCCAGATTCACGTGGCCTCCCCGGATCATGGCAAAGGAGTCGGCGCTGGAAAAAAGCTCGCGCCGGGCAGGGCCGTTACCGTCTGTTTTCCCGCGTTGATCAGGTCCGGGTCCACCTCCTCCTCGGTGGGAAAAGGACCGATGCCCAGCAGTCCGTTTTCGGACTGCAACCAGACGTTGACCCCCTCGGGAATGTGGTTGGCCACCAGCGTGGGCAGACCGATTCCGAGGTTCACGTAATAGCCGTCTCCCAGTTCCTGGGCGGCGCGGGCCGCCATCTCTTCCCTTGTCCAGGGCATTTCAGACCTCCTCTCCGGCTGCGCTGCCCACCCGGGCCTCCACCTTGCGGACCGTTCGCTGCTCGATGCGCTTTTCGGGATTTGGGTTGAGCACCACGCGCTGCACGAAGATGCCCGGGGTGTCGATCTCGTCCGGGTCCAGCTGCCCGATCTCGACGAGTTCCTCGACTTCGGCGACGGTCAGGCGGCCACAGGTGGCCGCCATAGGATTGAAGTTCTGCGCCGCCTTGCGGTACACCAGGTTTCCGGCCCGATCCGCCTTCCAGGCTTTGACGAGCGCCACATCCGCGACGATGCCGCGCTCGAGAATGTACGTCTCGCCGTCAAAGTCCTTGTGTTCCTTGCCCTCAGCGACGACCGTGCCCACACCCGTTCTGGTGTAAAACCCCGGGATGCCGGCTCCACCCGCGCGCATCCGCTCGGCCAGCGTTCCCTGCGGCGTAAACTCCAGCTCCAGCTCGCCGGCAAGATACTGGCGCTCGAACTCCTTGTTCTCGCCCACGTAACTGGAGACCATCTTGCGGATCTGCCGGGTCTCGAGAAGCAGCCCCAGGCCCCAGCCGTCCACACCCGCGTTGTTGCTCACCGCGGTCAGCCCCCTGACCCCACTGTCCCGCAGCGCGAGGATCAGCTGCTCCGGAATTCCGCACAGCCCAAACCCCCCACGGCGATGGTCTGCCCGTCCTCCACCACCCCGCTGAGCGCCTCCCCGGCGCTCCCATACACCTTGTTCATACGCCCTCCTGATTTTCGTCTGGCCGCCGCCGCTGCACCTCACGCCGCCCATCTCCAGACGGGGAGGAACTTCCGACCCGTTCCGGTCCAGGGCAGATCACCGTGAGCCGTGCTCTCCCAGTGAAGCGAGGAAGGCTTCCAGGCGACGACGAAAATTTACGGAGTCTTCCTGGGGAAAGCCGTGCCCGACGTGTTCCAGGAGGACGGCTTCCGTTTCCAGCGCAGCGGCCTGAGCGCGGACCAGCTCTGGCGTGATCAACGTATCGAGCAGCCCGCCCAGCACCAGGGCTGGAACACCCCTCAGGCGGGACACGTCCACCCGCCACGCCGCCAGGGCCCTGGCATTGCCCGCGTAGTGGGAGGCGGCCATCCGACCACCATCGTCGACCAGTTGATCGAAATTGGCTGGACGCCCGGAGGGAAAGAGGGCACCCAGGCTGAGTTCCCGCAGCCCCCGGTTCGTTCGCAGCAGTTCGAGCACCGGGTAGTTTTCCTCGGGCGTGACCAGACCGCCGGGAGGAGCGCTGGCCGCGAGGACCAGGCCGGACACCGCCTGTGGGTCGCGGGACGCCACTTCGAGCGCCACCGCGCCTCCCAGGCTGTGACCCAGCAGGACCGGGCGCTCCACTCCCTGGCCCCGCAGCCAGCGGGACAGCCAGTCGCCGTAAGCGGCGATGCTCACCTCACCTGGAGGCGGCGTGCCCGCGAAGCCGGGAAGGTCAGGTGCCAGGACGCGCCACCCGGTGGGGGGATGGGCGGCCAATGCGGTCCACCAGGCAGAGGAGGCGAAGTTGCCGTGAAGGGCCACGAGCGTCCGCTCAGGCATGGGGCACCTCGCGCCACGCGGCGGTGTCCGGCGCGAATGCTTCATCGGGCAACCCGTCTTCCAGCAGGGCGCGCAGCCCTCCCGCAAAGGGAGCGGTGTCCATCACGCAGCCCAGATGACCGTGGGGCGAGTCGAATTCGAGGTGGGTATGCGCTACGCCCGCCGCGCGGGTGGAGGCAGCAAAGGCGCGCATCTCCGCTGCCGGAAAGAACTGGTCTCCCCGGATATTGACGGTCAGGAGGCGCAGACCGGCCCTGCGCCACGGACCGAACGGGTCACCTTCCGGCAAAAGCGCGGCCAGATTGTGGGTGAGCACCACCCGCGCGATATCGAGAATGTGCGCGAGGCTGGCCGTGACCGACCGGGACCGCAGGTACGCGCCGAAATCGGCCTCTCGAAAATTCCGTTCCAACCCATCAGCCCCCATTCCGAACAGGGAGATAAGCCGGAGCGCGGCCTCCACATCCCCCGTTCCAGCCACGTCCCGCAGCAGTGGGCCGAAGGCGCCTTGCAGGACCGGTCCGGCGCAGGGGCTGGCGGCAATGGCCGCAACGCGGGGAGCCAGTTCTGGAGCCCGGCCCGCCCACTGCAGGGCCTGCATTCCGCCGAGGCTCGGCCCGACCACCGCGTGCCAGCGTTCAGCCCCGATCTGGCGAAGCAGCGCCTCCTGAAGCTGATGGAGGTCGGCAAAGTCCCAGGGAGGAAAGCGCTTGCCCCACACCTCGCCGTCCGGATGAAGGGTTGCCGGTCCCGTCGTTACCACCCCGGGACCGTGGGCCTGCACGTTGGACAGCGTGTTCATCGCAACCACGTAAAAGCGGTCGGTATCGATAGGGCGGCCCGGGCCGATCAGCTCGGCCCACCATCCGGGCGTTCCGTCCGCAGCCCGGCCCGCCGCCTGAGAAGTGCCGGTGTAATAGTGGCAGACCAACACGGCGTTGTCGCGCGCCGCGTTGAGCGCTCCCCAGCTGTGTCCTCCCAATTCCACTGCCACGGGCACGCCCGCCAGCACCGCCGTATGTCGCAGCGTAAACCTCTCTGGCGGCGAGCCAGGGCTGCCGCTCTCCTCTGCCTGATCACGTTCCATTGGTCCGAGGGTAGGCGGGAAGCGTTACGGCCCGGTCACAGAGAAGGGCAGATCTCGGGGACGGTGGACCGCACACGCGGGTGTTCAGCCAGTGTTCCGGCTGACGCCGGGCCGCTGTAACGCTGGAGTGATGGCGCTCGCCTACACTCACGGCTGAAGATGAAAAAGATGCTACTGACGGGCGTTCTGCTCGCGCTCTCCGGCGCGGGCGCAGTGAAGGTCGGCGTGCTGCTTCCGCTTTCTGGCGCGAGCAGCGTATCGGGTCAGGCCGCCCGCAACGGGTACCTGCTGGCCCTCGACGAGATCAACCGTGCGGGTGGCGTGCTTGGCAAGCCCCTGGACCTCGAATTCGCCGACGACGGTTCTGCGCCGGCGAAGGCTGTTCCCGAATTCGTGAAGCTGGTGACGGTCGACAAGGTGGACTTCATGGCGGGCGGCGTGAGCAGCGCGACCTCCATCGCCATCAGCGGTCCGGCCAAGCAGTACAACACATTCATGGCCTGGATCGGAGCGGCCGCGGTACCGGTCGAAGACGCCTTTGCAGACCACAAGTATTTCTTTCATTACCATCCGTGGTCGTACTACAACTTTGAGGCCATCTTGGGGTACTTCAAGACGCTCAAAACCCAGAAAAAGGCGAAGAACATCGCCATCGCCTACGAGGACGGCCCGTTTGGCAGCGCGGGGATCGCGGATACCGTGGCCGCCTTCAAGAAGGCCGGGTTCAACGTCGTGATGACCGAGAAGTTCAAGACGGGCAGCGGCAACTTCGGACCGCTGGTCAGCAAGGCCAAGGCCGTCAAACCCGACATTCTGTACTGGATCGGCTACGACACCGACGCCCTTCCCCTCGCCACCGAAGTCAAGCAGCAGAACCTGCAGCTCGGCCTGATGTACGGCACGCCGCCGAGTTGGCCGGTGGGCTTCGAGAAAAACAAACTGGCCGACAACGTGGCCGGCCTGAGCCTGTGGCTGCCCAGCAGTCCGCAGGCCGAGAGCCGCAAATTCGTGGCGGCGTACAGGAAGAAGTTCGGCAACGTGACCGAGGAGTACTTCGCTCCGCTGGCCTATGTGAACCTGAGGAGCCTCGCGGCGGCCATCAACGCAGCGGGCAGCACCGACAAAGACAAGGTGGCCGCCGAGCTGGCCAAGACGAATATGGCCACCCCGTTTGGCCCCCTCACCTTTTCCAAGAGCAGCAAAACCCAGTACCAGGGCTTCAAGGCCGGCAACTGGCTGCACTTCCAGTTCCAGGATGACCGGCGCGTTCCCGTGTTTCCCATCAAGTTCGCCCAGAAGCCGATGGTCTGGGGCAAGTGAGCCGCTGGCGGTGCGCCGTCAGCAGCTGAATGCTGAGGGTTCACCGCTCCTCCGGGCCGCCCGCCACCGCCGGGGCGGCCCGTCTCCTCGTGAACGGAGCCTTCTGAATGGAACTCTTTTTACAAACCCTGCTCAATGGCCTGCTGCAAAGCGGCCTGTACGCGCTGGTGGCGTCAGGATTGGCGCTGGCAGTTGGCGTGGTCGGGATCGTGAACTTCGCGCACGGTGAATTCCTGATGATCGGCGCGTTTCTCGCGTGGGGCATGAGCGCTTATCTGGGCCTGGACCCGCTGCTCTCGCTGCCGCTCGCCGCCGTGGCGGTCTTCGGCGTGGGGGCCCTGACGTACCGCGTGAGCATCCGGCACGTGCTGCTGGCCCCTGAGCTCAACCAGATGCTGCTGACCTTCGGTCTGGGCATCCTGCTGCAGAACCTGGCCCTGATGCTGCTGGGCGGCAACACCCGCACTGTCACGACACCATACCAGGGCAGCAGCCTGAGCCTCGGGGAACTGAGTGTGGGAGGGCCAAAAGCGTTGGCCTTCGGCCTGGCCGTGCTGCTGCTCGCCGGACTCTACGCGGTGCTGTACCGCACCAACCTTGGCCGCCAGATGCGGGCGGTGGCCCAGAATCGCCGGGGATCACAGCTGATCGGCATCGACGTGGACCGCGTGTACCTGATTGCTTTCAGCGTCAGCTGCGCGCTGGCGGCCATTGCGGGCGTGCTGGTGGCCGTGCTGCTGTTCGCCTCCCCTGCGGTGGGGCTGGTGTTCGCGCTTAAGGCGTTCGCCATCATCGTGATGGCGGGCCTGGGCAACCTGACGGGCGTCCTGTGGGCGTCGGTGGTGCTCGGCGTATCCGAGGCGCTGGTCCAGACCTACGTGCCGGGAGGCGGAGGCTGGAGCGACGCGGTGTTCTTCTTCCTGATCTTCGCCACGTTGGTGTTCCGCTCATACCGGGGGGCGCAGTGATGCGGCGGGTGGGCAGCCGCCCGGTTCAGCCTGAGGTGACCCCCCCCGACGCTCCAGCTTCACGCCCAGGTCCATGTTGCCGCTTGGCCTGTTTTTCCTGCTGGCCGCCGCGCTTCCCTTCTTGCCGCTGGGCACGCGCGCGGAGTACCTGCTTCAGATCGCCTACTTCACGCTGGTTGCCGGAGTCCTGGCGCTGTCGTGGGACATCCTGGCGCGCAGCGGGCAGGTCAGTCTGGCGCACGCAGCGTTCTACGGGCTGGGAGCGTACGGCTTCGCCCTGCTCAGCAAGGTGATGCCCTGGTTCGCGGCCATGCCCCTGGCCGCCGTAATGGCGGGGTTGATGAGCCTGGTGCTGGGTGCCGTGACCATGCGCCTGAGCGGAATGTATTTCGCCATCGCCACCCTCGCGTTCACGGAAGTGATGCGGACCGTGATCCAGAATCTGCCTGAACAGGTGGCCGGGGGAGCCAACGGCCTGCTGGTCCCGGCCCTGCTGGGCGGCAACGCACGGGCGCAGTATTTCCTGGCGCTGGGCGTCCTGGCCTTCACGGCGCTCGTGAGCCTGCTGGTCCGCCGCTCCCGCCTGCATCACGCCTTCGCGGCCATCCGGCAGGGCGAGGAAACCGCCCGCGTGTTGGGGGTCAGCGTCGTGCGTTACAAACTGCTGGCCTTCTTTATCTCCTCGTCGCTCGCGGCGTTGGGAGGCGTGCTGTTTGCCGGAAAGACGTTTTTCATCAACCCGCTGGACACCTTCAGCCTGGCCAACTCCATCGCGCCACTCACCACCAGCATTTTCGGGGGTCTGTACACCACGCTCGGGCCGATCCTGGGCGCGAGTGTGCTGCGGGTGGCGGAAGAACTGCTGCACAGCGGGGTCAAGAACGGTTACCTCGTCGTGTACGGCCTGGTGCTGATGCTCAGCATTCTGTGGTTGCCGCGCGGATTGATGGGCCTGTTCAAGAAAGGCCGGCAGGGGGGTGATCTGTGACGGCCCTCAGCGCTCAGCCTTCCGCCATGGGCGGAAGGGACGCCGTGCTGCGGGCCGAGGGCCTCAGCAAACGCTTCGGGGGCCTGCTCGCCGTGCAGAACGTGACGTTTACGCAGTATGCGGGCGAGATCCTCGCGGTGATCGGCCCCAACGGTGCGGGCAAGACCACCCTGCTCAACCTGCTCTCCGGCGTGTACCGGCCCACCTCGGGGCGGCTGCACCTGCTGGGGCAGGACGTGACGGACAGGAGCATGGAAGCCCGCTGTCACGCGGGGCTCGGCCGGGCCTTTCAGATCGTGAGGCCCTTTCCGGAGATGACGGTCCACGAGAACGTAACGGTGGGAGCGCTGTTCGGCAAGCCCGGCGGCCGCCTTCCGGAAGCGCGCGAGCGGGCCTACGCCCTGCTGGAACGCACGGGTTTGGCAGCGCATGCGGACAAGGCGGCGCACGAGCTGACCCTGCTTCAGGACAAACGGCTGGAAGTTGCCCGTGCCCTCGCCACGCAGCCGCAGGTTCTGCTGCTCGACGAGGTTATGGCGGGCTTGCGACCGGCAGAAGCCCAGGAAGCCGTCGGGCTGGTGCGCAGCGTGCGGGAGAGCGGCGTGAGCGTTCTGTTCATCGAGCACATCATGCCTGTGGTGCGCGACCTGGCCGACCGGGTGGTCGTGATGGACCAGGGTCAGGTCCTGGCCGAGGGCACCTACCGCGAGGTGACGGCCCACCCCCAGGTGGTGGCGGCCTACCTGGGCACCGAGGAAGGACTGCGCGCATGACGGCATCCCAAATGCAGGGACAGGAACTGCGGATCGAGCGTCTGGCCGCCGGATACGGCAAGGTGCAGGTGCTGTGGGACGTGAGCGTGCGGGTGGCTCCGGGCGAGTTCGTCGCCATGATCGGGGCCAATGGAGCGGGCAAGACCACCACGTTGCGCGCCGTGAGCGGTGTGGTCAAGCCCACGGCGGGACGGGTGCTGCTCGGCGGGCGGGACGTGACCCGCGCTGCGCCCAGCGCCGTCGTGGCCCTGGGTCTCGGGCACGTTCCGGAAGGGCGCGAGCTGTTTCCGAGGATGACGGTGCGGGAGAATCTGGAACTCGGAGCGGCCATGAGCGCCAGGGCGCGGAGCGCGCAGGCGCAGACGCTCGGGCAGGTGTATTCCCTGTTTCCACGCCTGGAGGAACGCGCTTCGCAACTCGCGGGCACCCTCTCCGGAGGTGAGCAGCAGATGGTGGCGGTGGGGCGCGCGCTGATGGCCCGGCCCAGCGTGCTGGTGGTGGACGAGCCCTCTCTGGGCCTCTCGCCGCTGATGACCCAGACGGTGTTCGGTGCCCTGAAGGCCGTAAATGCAGAGGGCGTGAGCGTCCTCCTGGTCGAGCAGAACGTGGGCCTGAGCCTGAAGCTCGCGGACCGGGCCTATGTGCTGGAAAACGGTCAGATCGTCAAGGAGGGGACGGGCACGGCGCTTCTCGCCGATCCCAGCGTCCGAGAGGCGTATCTGGCGCTGTGAGCAGGCGGCGCGCAAGGAGGCGTGTGCCCCGCGCTCCGCTAGCATGGACCCATGTTGCCAGGTGATTGGCGGGAACACGCCTCGGCGCGCCGGGCGCGACCTCCGCAGGTCCGGGGGGCGGTGGCGCGTCCCCGGTTGGTTGCGCTGCTCACCTCAGCACGGGTGGTAACGGTGGTGGCCCCCGCCGGCTACGGCAAGACCACCGCCTTCGCGGCGAACCTGGGGGAACTGGGCCGCACCTGCTGGCTCACGCTGGACGTGGACGACGCCGATCCACAGGTATTTGTGGCGGGACTGGCGGTCGCTGTATCACATCTGCCGAGCGGGGATGGCCCGGGTGCCCTTCTGGACGCTGGGGCCGCGCCGCGCCGGGTCGCCCGGCGCGTGGCGGACGTACTGGACGCTTCGGACGCGCTGCTGGTGCTCGACGAGGCGCAGCATGTGGCGGGCCCCCTCACGCAGGGCGTCTTACGGGAGCTGCTGGGTG
The sequence above is a segment of the Deinococcus hopiensis KR-140 genome. Coding sequences within it:
- a CDS encoding oxygenase MpaB family protein, whose translation is MVLLAAARERFGNAGVDLLVRMIELGDPVADEADAELRGQGEGARRQLRAGLRHGRRFVSKDLPAVHALLSETERVPEWVDRAALVRGSEAYLAIGNVWIMLSLGPGSLTHTYSSPSIARVLTRTENLTGMARRRIVETGMWNITSVLPGGLLLGSEGYVHNVQVRLLHARVRARLWQQNWDPRESGGPINQLEMARTWLDFTFVPFHALQTFGITFSESELADLYHFWRYVAHLLGVHPDLYAGVTSQAKAADLLGLISATEQPPGEDARALTQAMLVAVADLLGPSVPTSPPLTLDLVHAVARRLHGDVMADTLGIRKPLVRHVLGLITLANRLRRWRERIQPGARAQTIEKTTTTFEGQLASLRGETTYQRNAEQAPVAGWPKAVEPANEKVP
- a CDS encoding alpha/beta fold hydrolase, which translates into the protein MERDQAEESGSPGSPPERFTLRHTAVLAGVPVAVELGGHSWGALNAARDNAVLVCHYYTGTSQAAGRAADGTPGWWAELIGPGRPIDTDRFYVVAMNTLSNVQAHGPGVVTTGPATLHPDGEVWGKRFPPWDFADLHQLQEALLRQIGAERWHAVVGPSLGGMQALQWAGRAPELAPRVAAIAASPCAGPVLQGAFGPLLRDVAGTGDVEAALRLISLFGMGADGLERNFREADFGAYLRSRSVTASLAHILDIARVVLTHNLAALLPEGDPFGPWRRAGLRLLTVNIRGDQFFPAAEMRAFAASTRAAGVAHTHLEFDSPHGHLGCVMDTAPFAGGLRALLEDGLPDEAFAPDTAAWREVPHA
- a CDS encoding ABC transporter ATP-binding protein, which codes for MGGRDAVLRAEGLSKRFGGLLAVQNVTFTQYAGEILAVIGPNGAGKTTLLNLLSGVYRPTSGRLHLLGQDVTDRSMEARCHAGLGRAFQIVRPFPEMTVHENVTVGALFGKPGGRLPEARERAYALLERTGLAAHADKAAHELTLLQDKRLEVARALATQPQVLLLDEVMAGLRPAEAQEAVGLVRSVRESGVSVLFIEHIMPVVRDLADRVVVMDQGQVLAEGTYREVTAHPQVVAAYLGTEEGLRA
- a CDS encoding branched-chain amino acid ABC transporter permease, whose amino-acid sequence is MLPLGLFFLLAAALPFLPLGTRAEYLLQIAYFTLVAGVLALSWDILARSGQVSLAHAAFYGLGAYGFALLSKVMPWFAAMPLAAVMAGLMSLVLGAVTMRLSGMYFAIATLAFTEVMRTVIQNLPEQVAGGANGLLVPALLGGNARAQYFLALGVLAFTALVSLLVRRSRLHHAFAAIRQGEETARVLGVSVVRYKLLAFFISSSLAALGGVLFAGKTFFINPLDTFSLANSIAPLTTSIFGGLYTTLGPILGASVLRVAEELLHSGVKNGYLVVYGLVLMLSILWLPRGLMGLFKKGRQGGDL
- a CDS encoding branched-chain amino acid ABC transporter permease, yielding MELFLQTLLNGLLQSGLYALVASGLALAVGVVGIVNFAHGEFLMIGAFLAWGMSAYLGLDPLLSLPLAAVAVFGVGALTYRVSIRHVLLAPELNQMLLTFGLGILLQNLALMLLGGNTRTVTTPYQGSSLSLGELSVGGPKALAFGLAVLLLAGLYAVLYRTNLGRQMRAVAQNRRGSQLIGIDVDRVYLIAFSVSCALAAIAGVLVAVLLFASPAVGLVFALKAFAIIVMAGLGNLTGVLWASVVLGVSEALVQTYVPGGGGWSDAVFFFLIFATLVFRSYRGAQ
- a CDS encoding alpha/beta fold hydrolase — translated: MPERTLVALHGNFASSAWWTALAAHPPTGWRVLAPDLPGFAGTPPPGEVSIAAYGDWLSRWLRGQGVERPVLLGHSLGGAVALEVASRDPQAVSGLVLAASAPPGGLVTPEENYPVLELLRTNRGLRELSLGALFPSGRPANFDQLVDDGGRMAASHYAGNARALAAWRVDVSRLRGVPALVLGGLLDTLITPELVRAQAAALETEAVLLEHVGHGFPQEDSVNFRRRLEAFLASLGEHGSR
- a CDS encoding ABC transporter ATP-binding protein gives rise to the protein MTASQMQGQELRIERLAAGYGKVQVLWDVSVRVAPGEFVAMIGANGAGKTTTLRAVSGVVKPTAGRVLLGGRDVTRAAPSAVVALGLGHVPEGRELFPRMTVRENLELGAAMSARARSAQAQTLGQVYSLFPRLEERASQLAGTLSGGEQQMVAVGRALMARPSVLVVDEPSLGLSPLMTQTVFGALKAVNAEGVSVLLVEQNVGLSLKLADRAYVLENGQIVKEGTGTALLADPSVREAYLAL
- a CDS encoding ABC transporter substrate-binding protein: MKKMLLTGVLLALSGAGAVKVGVLLPLSGASSVSGQAARNGYLLALDEINRAGGVLGKPLDLEFADDGSAPAKAVPEFVKLVTVDKVDFMAGGVSSATSIAISGPAKQYNTFMAWIGAAAVPVEDAFADHKYFFHYHPWSYYNFEAILGYFKTLKTQKKAKNIAIAYEDGPFGSAGIADTVAAFKKAGFNVVMTEKFKTGSGNFGPLVSKAKAVKPDILYWIGYDTDALPLATEVKQQNLQLGLMYGTPPSWPVGFEKNKLADNVAGLSLWLPSSPQAESRKFVAAYRKKFGNVTEEYFAPLAYVNLRSLAAAINAAGSTDKDKVAAELAKTNMATPFGPLTFSKSSKTQYQGFKAGNWLHFQFQDDRRVPVFPIKFAQKPMVWGK